The following DNA comes from Salvelinus sp. IW2-2015 linkage group LG1, ASM291031v2, whole genome shotgun sequence.
tcaccaaactatcatggtccaaacacaccaagacggaagtgaagagggcacgacaacaccttttccccatcaggagacaaAAAGATtggacatgggtccccagatcctcaaaaagcccTACAGCCACACCATCAagaacatcctgaccggttgcctcaccacctggtatggcaactgctcggcatccgaccataagccactacagagggtagtgagtacggcccagtatatcactggggccaagcttcctgccattcaggacctatatactaggcggtgtcagaggaaggccccaatttttttttgtcaaagacaccagtcacccaggtcatagacttctctctgctacaggacagcaagcggtatcggagcaccaagacttgcctagttaaataaaaagtaaaaacttttttttacacaaaTAAAAGaccaggtccaaaaggctccttaacagcttctacccccaacactgctgaacaatgaatctaaatggccacctggactatttacattgaccccccccccctttgtttttacactgctgcgctatgcataagtcactttacccccccccccccccatgtacaaaatacctcaactaacctttCTCCCCGCACACATCAACTcagtaccccgtgtatatagcctctattttattgtgttacttttagtaaatattttcttaaccatttcttgaactacattgttggttaggggcttgtaagtaagattcTACTGTAAgggctacacttgttgtattcgtcACAAGCGACAAATATTAGTTTTTTAAGCCCTATGGTATGAGTGGGGGCTACCGGCTAGGCCACCAAAGCTATGGTGCGTGCACCACCTATattccaaagagttcaaccttctCACTTAAGATTGGAAATATgcattttaaaccatttcatATTTAAAGCCAAAGCGCCAAATCACAGGGGATTTTTTCGATCTACAGTCCACAAGCTGTGTAGCTGAGAGAATACAGGCACCAACAGCACAGACTGATATTAGATGCAGACGGAGCACAAGACTTCAGTGAGATTTAAATTAGAATGAAAGTTTTCTAACAGAAACCATTTACTGTAGTTAATTGATAGGCAGTAATACAAATAGTATTTCTGGAAAGAATTTTATTTACAAAATCAAATGTCATACATATTATATTCTAAGGCATACACAGATCAGCTAGTCCCCATTATTTTCTCCATTCACCTCTTCCTGCTCTGGCTGTTGTCGTTTCAGAGGAATAATGTAGAGTCCGTTCTTCGCGTCTTTCAGTCTCCACCATCGACCAAGCCTGAAAACAACAACCGCTTTAACAAAAACAAAGATGGTTGACAAAACAGAGCTAATGCATGAATAAAGTTATGAGTAAAATGATGCGGTACATAAGAAGCCATTTAATCTTGTAATAAGGAAAGTAGGTAATGCCATCACCGCCACTGAAGCAGTCTAAGGATTTGAGCGTGAAATAACAGTGCCACCACGTGGACACATGTCATCATTGCAACTACTTCCATACAGAATACTGAAAACAGGCTTGTTTAAAGAAAGGGTAGACACTGATTATATGATCAATCAACAAGTCTGTCTATAATGCTAGTAAGTATGCTCTGGGCTATATCTCTGTATGACAGGCAAGTAGGTGGGTACCTACCTGTGCTCCTGTCCTACTCCTGCCACCAGGAACTTCCCAGAACTGGAGAACTTTAGACTGTTGACAAAACCATTCTACAAGAGAGGAAACCGAATATGCTattgagaagacagattttttttgtgcAGAACACTCTTACTAGGCAATTCCTCATACACATATAGGCGATATAAATAGGCCCAATGCGTAATGTTTGAATTATAGCCAACGGTGCTACCCACATATTGTTAAGCTACACAACGCACAGTGTATTAGGTATAGAGCAGTGTAGCTGGGACTTGCTTACCACAGGGATGCTGAAGAGAGGCTCCAGATGACGGAACCCCTGACCACATTTCCACAGCTGCACTTTAGAGTTGTGGGACCCTGCAAAGTGACGAGACAACCGTTGTTCAATTACAACATCATCAATTGGACAAGTAAATATTAGCGGTCAATTGCGAATTTAGGTCCAAGTCTGCTATGAATGTGTGCACTAATACAGAGCATGCTGATATTCCTACGCACACTGTGTAGATTTACAGTATGCATTATAGCAAGGCGGTGGAAGTTTCAGGCTGATTGTTAGATAACTCACACAGGGTGTGTGTATAGAAGAGACAGTGTATAGGACTCTCACAGCCGAGGCAACGTGTCAATAGTTCTTGCAGTGCTtggtgtatacactgagtgtacaaaccattaagaacaccggctctttccatgacagactgaccaggtgaaagctatgatcccttactgaagtcacttgttaaatccacttcaaatcagtgtagatgaaggggaggagacaggttaaaggacttacagttgaagtcagatgtttacatacacttaggttggagtcattaaaacttgtttttcaaccataccacaaacttcttgttaaactataattttggcaagtcggttaggacatctacattgtgcatcacacaagtcatttttccaacaattgcttacagacagattatttcacttatcattcactgtatcacaattccagtaggtcagaagtttacatacactaagttgactgtgtctttaaacagcttggaaaattccagaaaattatgtcatggctttagaagcttctgataggctaattgacatcatttgagtcaattggaggtgtacctgtggatgRatttcaaggcctaccttcaaactcagtgcctctttgcttgacatcatgggaaagtcaaaagatatcagccgagacctcagaaaaagaattgtagatctccacaagtttggttcatccttgggagcaatttccaaacgcctgtacgcaagtaaaaacaccatgggaccacgcagccgtcataccgctcaggaaggagacgcattctgtctcctagagatgaatgtacattggtcgaaaagtgcaaatcaatcccagaacagcaaaggaccttgtgaagatgctggaggaaacagatacaaaagtatctataaccacggtaaaacaagtcctatttcgacatacccgaaaggccactcagcaagaagccactgctccaaaaccgccataaaaaagccagactacggtttgcaactgcacatggggacaaagatcgtactttttggagaaatgtcctctggtctgatgaaacaaaaatataactgtttggccataatgaccatcgttatgtttggaggaaaaagggggaggcttgcaagccgaagaacaccatcccaaccgtgaagcacgggggtggcagcatcatgttgtgggggtgctttgctgcaggagggactggtgcacttcacaaaatagatggcaWcatgagggaggaaaagtatgtggatatattgaagcaacatctcaagacatcagtcaggaagttaaatcttggttgcaaatgggtcttccaaatggacaatgaccccaagaaaacttccaaagttgtggcaaaatggcttaagaacaacaaagtcaaggtattggagtggccatcacaaagccctgacctcaatcctatagaaaatgtgtgggcagaactgaaaaagcatgtgcgagcaaggaggcctaaaaacctgactcagttacaccagctctgtcaggaggaatggcccaaaatttacccaacttattgtaggaagcttgtggaaggcgacccgaaatgtttgacccaatttaaaggcaatgctaccaaatacgaattgagtgcatgtaaacttctgacccactgggaatgtgatgaaataaataaaagctgaaataaatcattctctctactatttttctggcatttcacattcttaaaataaagtggtgatcctaactgacctaaaaagggaatttttactatgaataaatgtcaggaattgtgaaaaactgagtttaaatgcatttggctaacgtgtatgtaaacttcaactgtataagccttgagacaattgagacatggatggtgtatgtgtgccattcagagagtgaatgggctacacaaaatatttaaatgccgtTGAATGGtgtatggtagttggtgccaggtgcaccggtttgtgtcaggaactgcaacgctgctgttcatttttttacactcaacagtttcctgtgtgtatcaactatggttcaccacccaaaggacatccagccaacttggaacaactgtgggaagtattggagtcaacatgggtcagcattcctgtggaacgcttgacaccttgtagagtccatgccctgacaaattgagccTGTTCTGAGAGAAAAGGGGTAACAcctattaggaaggtgttcctaatgtttggtatactcagtgtatattgattTTTGAATATAAGTTATATCTATGTCAGACCGATCAAAAAATGACCTTAATTATAACAGTTTTAACTttgacaactcaatattaggaaagatTTCATGTTTCGTAAACTCAGTGTAGATCCGTGTTATAAAGCTGGTGACTCTCACAGCCGTTGGTACCTGAGGCTACGGTGTCAGAGTTCTGCAGAGCTGCCACGGCCGCTACCCAGTAGGGCTGCTCCAGTCCCGAGTCGCTATGCCGACCGTGGGCTGCCTTCACCGTGCTAAGGGGCTTCTTTTTGTTCACACTCCACAGGGAGACAGAGCTGGAGGGAGGACGAGAGAAAGCTTTTTAGACTAATGAAAACATTTGTAAGGAACCATTCCCTCACTCACAAAGCGGTTGCAGAACTGCTACAGAGGTGGAGTACGACGACACCTAGTGGAGTATAAATCCACAATTACCCATCATCAGCGCCTGTTATCATGTGTTCCTCGTTAATGAGCTGGATACAGTCAATGGAGcccctgagagagaaagagcgaaaatGAGTGGGAGGAGCATTACCAGTATGTTAACACACAAGGATAATAGACACTCTCTGAGAACAACAAAGACTAGGCCTATGCAGTGTTGTGAGACTGACTAACACAGAGAAGGAGACCAGCGGGACTCACTCATGGCCATGGAACACTAGCTGGGACTCCTCAGCGATCTTCCACACCCTCACAGTGCGGTCCCTACCCCCTGCAGTCACACAGCGCTCCCGACTCCCACTGTCCAGCCCTGTGATCACATCCTGGTGACCAAACCTAGGGAGACACATGGtcaataaaacaaacacaaatcACATGCCAAAACATAGACATTACTATTCAGCTACTTACAGTGTTTCCACATAGGCATTTTCGTCCACGTTCCACACCTTGATGGAGCGGTCATGAGAGGCACTGTACAAGTCATGGGTGCCCCTCCTGAAGGATAGGCCCTGTGGAGGAGAGATGGCACCATTTGTGAAGGTAAATATGAAAGGATGAGAAAGCAAGAATAAAAGCAGATGGAAAAAATGAATATATGGGAAGGTGTGAAAGGGAGTATATTTTACCGATACTGGGCCTCTATGTCCTGTGAACTTGTATAGGTGTTTACATGTTTCTGCCTCCCAGATCATGATCAACTTATTCATGTCTCCAGTAGCCAGGTATTTGCCGTCCGATGATATAGACATACATAGGACATGGGCCGTATGTCCCACATGGCGATCCTCTGTTCCTTTCCTCCCACCAGCTATCGTATGAAGTATCTTACCACTCTCAACATCCCCTGCAGTTAGAGAAGACAATGGGAGAATGCATGAGTAAGTTCACTTTGGCTGTGTTGCATTCTAGGTCACATGCAACTGATTTTGAACATTCTATTTCAGTACaacaaacatattttagattattttggCTTAGAGAGTAAACAAATATTCTCCAGACTCACATTTGATGATGGAGCAGTCTTTGGAAGCGGAAAATACATGTTGGTCATCAGGAGAGATGACCAGACAGGTGACTGGCAGCTTGTGGCCCCTCAACAGACAAATCTCGGACACATCTGGTGGCAGGAGCTGGAGACCATGACAACATAGGGACACATGAAGAGGACTGACAACTTGCGCTACGGGCCGTAGAAAACTCATAGCACACCATGTTCCAATATCCATAGTAGTATACCACTTAGAATGCAAAATATACAGTTTCATTCTAAGTAGTAAAAGAGTGAATGATGGTCATGCACAGGGTGCTTTTATGGGAGACACCAAAACAAAGATACTCACATCTTTTGCAACCATCCGTTGGAGCTGTCCTTTCTGCTCAagctgaggggaaaaaatgaaatgttaactaTGAGATAAATAGCAGCAACCAAACTCATGTGACATTTACTAGGGCTATACATGCAACACAATGATGTAGTTAGTTACACTTACCACTTCTTCTTGAAGTCTTCCAGCAATCAGGTCCATCTCAAAGGACTCCTCCTCTGCCTTCTTTTCTTCTGTTGATAAGACATGACGAAGACAAACCAGTCAAGCATCAGATTAATGAAATGTCATTAAAACGTTGACGTTACCCATTTTAGGACAGCTTTGTTGAAATTGATAATAGGTTTTTAGTAGCTCTTCCCTTACCCTCATCCCTCAATTGGTCGAGGTAAAGTTTAGCTAATCGTAGTTTTTTCTCTTGTGGGGTCTCATCAAACTCTTCTTCGCCATTGGCCCTCCGTTTTCTGTGCAGTGAAAAACTACATAAAGAGATTGATTCAACGCATGGCTTGTCCACGCATACGCCTAAAAGGAAATCAGTTTCTTAGCCAACTACACTTCGAGTAAGTTAGCATACCCTTCTGTTTCAGAGTCGCTGGAGATTTCTTCATTGTGCTTTGAATTTAGTTTTTTCTTgagtttgtttcctgtgtctgtatcATTCTAATgcaccaacaaaaacaaacatcaaTGATTAAAAGAAAGCTACGTGTTAGATAGCATTGTAATATGTAGATTGCAAACTAAGTGCTAGGCTAAgtgtagctagttaacgttagctccGTACCTTTCGTTTTGAACCTGCTGAATTCTCGTTCTTTTTGAAAACCTTTGGGGGTCCTTTTTTCTTTATAAAGAAAGACGACATGATAAAATTATATAGATTGTGTAACTATGAGGCACTGTTACAATCTTTACACTAGTTGGCACACATTTCGTCCACGGAAATCAACATTGAACCCACATGGGCTCTCGCTCTTCTAATTCAACCGAACTATGGACAACCACAAAATCACGTTTTAAAATAGAGGATTTAATTGGATAATATTGAGGCATCGGTTTGTCCCGCCCACAAGTACATAGCTCTCATTGGACAGTCGAGCAAGTAGGAACTAAAGTCCAGATTTGATTGGCTGAGAATGCATTTAAACATAAGCAGAAAACGTATGCAGGGTAGAGttgggcattccggctcttttcagtgagccggctcgttCGGCACAGCTCATAAAAAAGAGtcggctcttttggctcccaaacggctcttttaaaaaatatgt
Coding sequences within:
- the LOC111963753 gene encoding U3 small nucleolar RNA-interacting protein 2 isoform X1; amino-acid sequence: MSSFFIKKKGPPKVFKKNENSAGSKRKNDTDTGNKLKKKLNSKHNEEISSDSETEGFSLHRKRRANGEEEFDETPQEKKLRLAKLYLDQLRDEEEKKAEEESFEMDLIAGRLQEEVLEQKGQLQRMVAKDLLPPDVSEICLLRGHKLPVTCLVISPDDQHVFSASKDCSIIKWDVESGKILHTIAGGRKGTEDRHVGHTAHVLCMSISSDGKYLATGDMNKLIMIWEAETCKHLYKFTGHRGPVSGLSFRRGTHDLYSASHDRSIKVWNVDENAYVETLFGHQDVITGLDSGSRERCVTAGGRDRTVRVWKIAEESQLVFHGHEGSIDCIQLINEEHMITGADDGSVSLWSVNKKKPLSTVKAAHGRHSDSGLEQPYWVAAVAALQNSDTVASGSHNSKVQLWKCGQGFRHLEPLFSIPVNGFVNSLKFSSSGKFLVAGVGQEHSGCCFQAWSMVETERREERTLHYSSETTTARAGRGEWRK
- the LOC111963753 gene encoding U3 small nucleolar RNA-interacting protein 2 isoform X2, which encodes MSSFFIKKKGPPKVFKKNENSAGSKRKNDTDTGNKLKKKLNSKHNEEISSDSETEGFSLHRKRRANGEEEFDETPQEKKLRLAKLYLDQLRDEEEKKAEEESFEMDLIAGRLQEEVLEQKGQLQRMVAKDLLPPDVSEICLLRGHKLPVTCLVISPDDQHVFSASKDCSIIKWDVESGKILHTIAGGRKGTEDRHVGHTAHVLCMSISSDGKYLATGDMNKLIMIWEAETCKHLYKFTGHRGPVSGLSFRRGTHDLYSASHDRSIKVWNVDENAYVETLFGHQDVITGLDSGSRERCVTAGGRDRTVRVWKIAEESQLVFHGHEGSIDCIQLINEEHMITGADDGSVSLWSVNKKKPLSTVKAAHGRHSDSGLEQPYWVAAVAALQNSDTVASGSHNSKVQLWKCGQGFRHLEPLFSIPVNGFVNSLKFSSSGKFLVAGVGQEHRLGRWWRLKDAKNGLYIIPLKRQQPEQEEVNGENNGD